In Lycium ferocissimum isolate CSIRO_LF1 chromosome 3, AGI_CSIRO_Lferr_CH_V1, whole genome shotgun sequence, the genomic window GAGAATaatagaaatgaaaaaaaaaaaaatcgaagaaTTATTCTGCAtagatagttgtctttgatattgtattttttttttttttttttttttttgttgtttaattAGATGGTCACTAATCGCGGGTAGACTTCCGGGAAGAACAGCAAACGATGTAAAAAACTACTGGAACACTCACTTTCAAAGGAAGTTAACTACTCGTCATCGACAAGACAGAAAGTACAATAACACCCTCAAGATCACAGAAAACACCATAGTAAGACCTCAACCTCGGACCTTCTCAAATACAACGAATGTCTGTTGGTGCAGCAACAAAAGTATCACAAACAATGATGAAAGCACCAAGGAAATACTAAATATTTGCGAGAAGCCAACAACGTCGATAGACGAGGGAGTTCAATGGTGGACAAGCTTACTGGAAAATTGCAATGAAATTGAGGAAGCAAAAGCTGTTGGCAGttttaatgaagaaaatatgttaCCAAGTATGTTGCATGACAAAATTTCACCGCCCATGCAACAAGGACAAAGTGGTAATTTGGATGACTTTTCAGCTGATATTGACCTATGGAATCTACTTGATTAGTTTCATCAGTCACAAATAAAAGACATCTAATTAATGGTATTGTAGTAGTACTTGTAATAGTGATACATTCTATTATAAGCCGTTTATACTTCGAATCCCAACTACTAGGTACCTAGGGATCTAGCACTATTTTCATGTTAGAGTTTAAATTATGAGTTTAAGTTACGTGATAAATTTTTACATTATCAGGTCACTTTTcaatattataataaataatatgTCTTATTTTTATGATTACAAATCTTATATTTTAAGGTAGCTTGTTTATAAATTTCATTTGACTGATCTGATATTGTTAAAAAATCATTAATTACACTACCAATGTATATAAATGAAAAAAGTCTTGATCATTCCATATGTCTTAGATTTAGATCTCATTTGATGGCCGTTGATCGCAAAAATTTTAGTTCAAAAGTACTCGCTGTGTCGTTTGGTTTGAAGAGAAGTTATGATGGGATAAGTTATGTTGGGATTAATTATATTGGCATTAGTTATGTTGGGATAAGttattttggtattattttttattcaatGTTTGGTTTGTTATATTAAAAGTAGCATGCGTTgcataatttttaagaaaaggttATTGGTTTACCTATCCTCCACCTTATGTAGTTGAAAAAGGGTTTGAGGAACCTCATGGCTATTTTCGTCATTTTCATTGTTTTATCTTAGGATAACTAATCCTGGGATTGTTATTGTAAAATTACTaggattgaatcatgaactaAGCTACAAGCTTAACCATGGAAAATGAACTTGAATCATGAACTAAGCTACAAGCTCAGCCATGGAAAATGAACAATGAGAGCATTCAACTTAGGAGAAGAATAGAGAATATCTTTGATTATGattgtttggaattgaagttatgAGCATGTGATTATATGTAGTGCTAGTTGCATTGGCTAGTTGTTTACGTACAACTAATGATTTGCACTACTAACCACCTAATCAAACTATAACTAACTTCTAACCGACTTAAGCACAGAatgtgatatacatgatatacataaatatatagtcTGATATACATCATGTTTTAACACTCCTCCTCAAGCTGGTGGGTGAAAAACATCAAGAACCCCCAGCTTGGACAAGAGAAAATGATGTTGTGCTACTCCTAAGCCTTTGGTCAGCAAATCCGCAAGATGTAGTTTAGTATTGATGTATGTAGGTTGCATCAGTCCTTTCTTGTACTTTTCTCTGACAAAGTGACAATCaatttcaatatgttttgtACGTTCATGGAATATGGGATTAGCAGCTATTTGAATTGCTGCTTTGCTATCACAAAAGACCTTGATTGATTGGGAGTGTAACCTCTACCATCAAGTCCTCGAGCAATCTTGTCAACCAAACAACTTTTGAAACTGCTGAAGCCATTGATATGTATCCTGCTTCCACTTCTGCTGAGCTCTTACTTATTGTATGCTGCTTCTTTGATTTCCATGAAATCAATAATCCACCCAGCTGAATATCAAAGCCTGTCACTGATCTTCTTGTATTCGGACAAGAAGCCCAATCTGAGTCACATAACACATACATTTCTGTGATTGCACTTCTCCTCAATAACACACCTAGTCCTAGTGCTTTCTTCACATATTTTACCGCCTTTAGAGCAATATCCCAATGTGACTTCTTAGGAAGTTGCATGAACTGACTCAGCAGCTGAACAGCAAAACATGTATTTGGTCTAGTTATGGTCAAGTGTATCAACTTGCCAACCAATTTTTTTATAGCCTGCTGCATCCTCTAGGACTAGATCATCAGTTTTTCCTACTATTATATCATACTCCACAGATGTTAATTTGACAGTTGCCTCTAGCTCTAGTGGGGTAGATGATGGTTTTAAACCACTAAGCCCCAACTCAAAGGATTAATTCAAGAGTGTATTTCCTTTGGTTAAGTAGTATTCCACACTTAGATCTTAGCACCTCTATGCCCAAAAAATACTTCAGAATCCCCAAGTCTTTCACCTTGAACTAACTGTTTAAGTGATTTTTGTCTCAGTAATGAGTTCTCGTGACTGTTGCCTATTATGAGGAGGCCATCTACATAGACTAAGACAACTACCAATTTCCCTTTATCTCTCTTGGTAAACAAGGAATGATCATAAGTACTTTGCAAGTAGCTTGCATTCACCAAGGCAGTGGTTAACTTGATTTTCCACTGTCTTGATACTTGTTGGAGGCCATATAATGACTTGAGTAACTTGCAAACTCTAGTCTCTCTTTGCTTATGGAAACCTTGTGGAAGTGACATGTATACCTCCTTATCAAGATCACCTTAGAGGAAAGCATAATTAATATCAATTtgaaacaactcccaatcatgaACTGCTGCAATGCTATCACTACTTTAACTGTGACCATCTTGGCTACTGGTGAGAAGGTTTCATGATAATCCAGCCCTTCTCTTTGTGTGTATTCTTTGGAAACCACTCTTGCCTTGTACTTGTCCACTTCCCCATTAGCTTTTAACTTGACCTTATACACCCATTTTGAGCCAATAGTTTGCTTTTCAGGTGGAAGAGGAACCAGTTCTCAAGTGTGATTTTTCTCCAGTGCATCCAATTTTTTCTACTTTGCTTCTATCCATAGTGCATCAGTAGAAGCTTCCTTGAAGGATTTAGGCTCAACTGTTACTGAGAAATACTTCAAATAGTCCTGATAAATATATGCAAATATGAGTATGAGATGTGGTTGGATATAGGATATGAGCAATGTCCACCAGGATTAGTGCCATGACATAGTCACTATGCCAGATGGGTGGTTTGATTGTTCTTCTAGGCCTAGACTGCTGTTCTTCATGAATGATTGGCACATGCTCATCAACTGCTTCATGATCGTGTAGTAAATGTAGCTGAATGTGATCAGGTGCATCGGATACATGTGTATCAGTAGCATCT contains:
- the LOC132049710 gene encoding transcription factor MYB1-like codes for the protein MSGVRKGAWTKEEDSLLRKCVETYGEGKWHKVPIRAGLNRCRKSCRLRWLNYLRPNIKRGDFSSDEVDLILRLHKLLGNRWSLIAGRLPGRTANDVKNYWNTHFQRKLTTRHRQDRKYNNTLKITENTIVRPQPRTFSNTTNVCWCSNKSITNNDESTKEILNICEKPTTSIDEGVQWWTSLLENCNEIEEAKAVGSFNEENMLPSMLHDKISPPMQQGQSGNLDDFSADIDLWNLLD